GGACAGACCCAGGGCTTCGATCCGGTCCCGGACCGCGCCCATCTCTCCGGAGTCGCGGCCCACGAGGAGGAACCGGGCGTGGGGGAAGGATTCGACGACGGTGTGCGCGGCCTCCACCAGGTCCCGGTGTCCCTTGTAGGGGAAGAAGTTGGCCACGCAGCAGACGATCGGATCGTCTTCCCGCCAGGCGATCCCCGGGAACAGATTCCCGACCGGCGACGGGGGAGGGACCTCCGGATCGATGCCGTTATAGAGCAGGGAGATCTTTCCTCCGAGGAATCGCTCGGTCCTCCGGACGTCCGCCTCCACGGCGAGAGAGTTGACCAGGATGCCGTCCGAAAAAAGGTTGGCGAGGTCTTCGAAGAATGAAAACAGCGGGTGGCCATCCTTGTACTGGCACAATCCGCGCTTGCTCACGATCTTGACCGGTGTTCGATGGAGCGAGGCGGCCGCCATTCCCAGGATATTCCCCGCCGGGAGATAGCAGTGAAGTATCCGGATATTGTTCTCGGCGAGGATCTTGGTAAAGGCCCGGAAGAAGGAGCGCGCATTGCGGAAGAGAGGCCCCGCTTTCCCGGGTTTCAAGCTGATCCCGCGGTATTCAAGGACATGGACAGGGACGCCCCGCCTGGAAAACTCCTCTTCCATCGACCCACCGCCCGCGGTGCAGACGACGCGTGGTGAAAATTTCCGACGGTCGATCGCCGCGGCCAGGTCGAGGACATGCCTCTCGGTTCCGCCGAGCTCGAGGTTCGGCAGTACATAGGCAACGGGCACAGGTTCTTTCCGCGGCATCACTCGCTGGAGTTTCTCTCATCCGGTTCGCGGACGTCAACGGATCATTCTGCAAGGGCTGCAAACATGTGGGACATCGGTCATTGAGAATCGCCGGGTTCTCCCGTACCATGGAGCTATCGATGAAGAACACGCCTTCAGACCGCTCCCTTGCCTCGACAAGTCGAACATCCGGCGCCCTCCCGGTGCCTGCAAAAGTCATCGAGCCGTCCCGGGGATGGCGGATGCTCAATTTCAAGGAACTCTGGGAGTACCGGGAACTTTTAGGCGTTCTCGTCCGGCGGGATATCAAGGTGCGATACCAGCAAAGCGTTCTCGGCGTCGCCTGGGTCATCCTTCGCCCGCTGGTGAGCATGGCGATTTTCACCCTGGTATTCGGGATGTTCGCCCGGATCCCGTCGGACGGTTACCCATATGCGCTCTTCGTCTTTGCCGGACTCCTTCCCTGGATCTACTTCTCGACCGCGGTCCTCTCTTCCGGCGGGTCGCTCGTTGCCTCCGCGGGGCTTGTCAGCAAGGTCTACTTTCCCCGCCTCATCATCCCCATGGCGTCGGTGGCGGGGGGCCTCCCCGATCTCTTCGTCTCGATGGCGTTCCTCCTTCTCGCGATGCCGTTCTTCGGATCCGGTTGGACCGCGAACCTGCTTGCGGTCCCGGTCCTCGTTCCGGGGATCGTCGTGACCGCTCTCGGCGTCGGCACCCTCATCTCCGCCCTCACCGTCGCCTACCGGGACTTCGGCAGCATCGCCGGCTATGCCCTCCAGGTCTGGATGTACGCGACCCCGGTCATCTATCCTGTCAGCATGGTTCCGGAAAAATGGCGGTGGATTCTGCAGATCAATCCCATGGCCGCCCAAGTCGATGGTTTCCGATCCGCCTTCCTCGGGAAGCCGTTCGATATCGAGGCGATCGCCGTCTCCCTCACGATCTCCGCGGCATTGTTTGTCGTCGGGGTGGCGTATTTCGAGAAGGTCGAGCGTCGATTCGCAGATATTATCTGACGGTTGACGGAGGAACCCCGGTAGACGGGAAACCCGATGCCCGCGATCAGAGTCCGAAATCTTTCGAAGGAATACGTCATCGGCGGACGGCCGACGCCGCAGGAAACGTTCCGGGAGATGCTCGCCGAGGCCATCATGTCCCCGTACCGGAGGTATCGGCGCCTTACGGGGGATGTGTCGAAGGAGGAACGTTTTTTCGCCCTCAAGGATGTGAGCTTCGAGGTGAACCCCGGCGAGGTGGTGGGCATCATCGGGGAAAACGGTGCCGGAAAATCGACTCTCCTCAAGATTCTCTCCAGGATCACCGAGCCGACGGCGGGACGCATCGAGCTCGCCGGCCGGACCAGCAGCCTGCTCGAGGTGGGGACCGGTTTTCACTCGGAGCTCACCGGGAGGGAGAACATCTTCCTCAACGGCGCCCTGCTCGGAATGCGGAAGGAGGAGATCCGGAAAAAGTTCGACGAGATCGTGGCGTTCTCCGAGGTGGAAAAATTCATCGACACGCCCGTGAAGCATTACTCGTCGGGAATGTACGTGCGGCTGGCCTTCGCCGTGGCGGCCCACCTGGAGCCGGAGATCCTGATCGTGGACGAAGTGCTTGCCGTTGGGGATGCCCGGTTTCAAAGAAAATGTCTCGGCAGGATGGATGAAATCGGGAAGGAGGGCCGGACGATCCTGGTCGTCAGCCATAATATGCAGGTCATCCAGTCGCTCTGCACCCGGGCGATCTTGTTGCGCGGCGGAAAGATCGAATTCGACGGCGGGGTGTTTTCCGCCGTGGCGGAATATTCAAAGAGTTATTCGGAGATTGTCGTAGAGCGATCCTGGAGCGAAACGGGGGAGTCGCCGGGCAATGAAGCGGTTCGCTTGCGGGGTGTCCGGGTTGTTCCGGAAATCGGATGGGAAGGGGAACGGTTGACCGTGAAAGTGCCCTTCCGGATGGAGTTCACCTACCGCCTGCTGATTCCCGGGACTTTCTTTTTCGTAGGATTGTACTTCCGGTCGATCGACGGTGAAATCATCTTCCGATCGGCGTCAGTTCCCGTGGAGGAGGCCCGGCAAGGAGTGTACAGGAGCACATGCCACGTCCCCGGCGACCTGATCAACAACGGGAAGTACTCGGTGGACCTCTACTTCGTCCGGGATGGGAGTACCGTCCTGTACAAGGCCGAGAGTTCTCTCGTCTTCGAAATCCACGACACCGAACGGGAGCCGGGAAGCTTCCTCGGGGAGTTGCCGGGTGTGGTGCGGCCGAAGCTCCAGTGGGAGATGGAGTCAGCCCTATGACGATCCGGTCGGACTACCTGCCTTTCGGCAAGCCGAATTTCTCCGACGGCGAGATCGCGGCGGTATCCCGCGTCTTGCGGTCCGGTTGGGTAGGGATGGGCCCCGAAACGATCGCTTTCGAGAAGGAGCTCGCCTCTTTCCTCGGTGCGCCATATGTGGTGGCTGTCAACTCATGCACCTCCGCCTTGTTCCTCTCCCTTCTCGTGCACGGCGTCGGGCAAGGGGACGAGGTGATCTGCCCGAGCCTGACCTGGTGCAGCACCGCGAACGTCGCTCTCTTCCTGGGCGCGACCCCGGTCTTCTGCGACGTCGATCCCGACACGCTCTGCGTTACCCCGGAGGCGGTGTCTGAAAAACTTTCTCCCCGGACCCGGGCCGTGATGGTCGTCCACTTCGGCGGACTTCCCGCACCGGTGCGTGAGATCCGGGCGGTCCTGCCGGACGGTGTTGCCGTCATCGAGGATGCGGCCCATGCGCTTGGCTCGCGATTTGCCGACGGGACGCCGGTGGGAGGGTCCGGAAACCTGACCTGTTTCAGCTTCTACGCCAACAAGAACCTCTCCACCGGGGAGGGCGGGGCGGTGGCCCTCTTCGATGAGGCCCTTTACGGCCGCATCCGCTCTCTCCGGCTGCACGCGATGCCGGTGGATGCGTGGAAACGGTTCAGCAGCCCAAAGGTGCTCCTGAAGACAGATCTCTCGGAACTCGGCTACAAGATGAACTACACGGACCTGCAGGCCAGTCTTGGTCGGGTGCAACTGGCCCGCCAGCCGGAGCTCTCGGTCATCCGGCTCGGAATCGCCCGGCAATACGCCGACTTCCTCTCATCCTTGAAGCCGCCGGTTCGTCTCCAGGAGGGCATTCTCGCCCCCGGCCACTCGCGCCACCTCTTTGTCGTCCAGTTCCCCACGGAGGAACTGGGGATCTCCCGGGACGACCTGGTCGTTCTCCTGCGTGCCCGCAACGTGGGAGCAAGCATCCATTACGCCCCCCTTCACCGGATGCCGCTCTACGCGGGAAGCGGACCCGCTCGTCCGCTCCCGGTCACGGACGCGGTCTGCGAACGGATCCTGACACTCCCCTTCGGTGCCGGAATGGACCGAAAGGACGCCGATTACGTGATTACTCAACTGCGGGAGGTCCTGCCCCGGTGACGGAGAAATTCACTCTCGAGGAAATCCGCGATTTCTGGACCATGAGCGCGGATGAACATGGAGAGTCCCCGAAGGCGTCGTGGTCGGACATCCGGGTCATCGAAATGGAGATTGCGGAGATCGGCAAAAGGCTTTCGGACGGCGACCGGGTCCTCGACGCCGGGTGCGCCAACGGATTCTCCACGGTCCAGTTCGCCGCGATCAAGGATGTGTCGATCGTCGGGTTCGACTACATTCCGGCGATGATCGAAAACGCACGCCGCCAGCTCGCTGCGGTCCGCGACCGCCTCCGGGGGCGGGTCGAGTTTTCCGTCGGGAACCTCCTGACTTCGGAGATGCCCGCCGGGCCGTTTGACAAGGTCGTCGCCACGCGGGTGATCATCAACCTGGGCAATTGGGAAACCCAGTTGAGGGGGCTGCGGGCGTGCGCGAAGGTCCTGAAACCCGGGGGATGCCTTCTCCTCTCCGAGGCATCGCTGCAGGGGTGGCGCAATCTCAACGCCTTCCGCCGTGAGTGGGGGCTCCCCGACATTCCGATGCCGGCCTTCAACAACTATCTGGACGAGGAGCGGCTTGTCCGCGACCTCGCCCCGGAGATGGAGATCCGGGAAACAAGCAGTTTCTCGAGTACCTACTACGTGGGTACGCGCGTGCTCAAGCCGCTGCTCGCCCGGGCGACAGGGGCGAACGTGAACGCGGCCGACCCGCTGATGGAGTGGAACCGGTGGTTCGCCTCGCTGCCGCCGGCGGGCGACTACGGGACGCAAAAGCTCTTCGTATTCCGCAAGAGACTCTGAGATGAAGATCGGGTTCTACGGGAACACGAACAACTACCCCTTCATGATCGCACGGGCCCTGCGCCGGATGGGGCACGACGTCGTCTTCCTCGTGGACCGGAAAGAGCCGCTGCACCGCCCCGAAGGGCGGTACAACGACATCCCCTTCCCGTACCCGGACTGGATCGTCGACGTGAGCCCGCTGGACCTCCACGTGCCCCTGCGCCCCCTGCCGCCGCAGCGGGCCCGCACCGTGGCCCTCCTCAAGGAGTGCGACGCCGTCTTCCTTAACATGCTGGGCCCCTCCTTGTGGCCGGAGATCCGCCGCCCCGCGGCAATTCTCCTTAC
The bacterium genome window above contains:
- a CDS encoding glycosyltransferase translates to MPRKEPVPVAYVLPNLELGGTERHVLDLAAAIDRRKFSPRVVCTAGGGSMEEEFSRRGVPVHVLEYRGISLKPGKAGPLFRNARSFFRAFTKILAENNIRILHCYLPAGNILGMAAASLHRTPVKIVSKRGLCQYKDGHPLFSFFEDLANLFSDGILVNSLAVEADVRRTERFLGGKISLLYNGIDPEVPPPSPVGNLFPGIAWREDDPIVCCVANFFPYKGHRDLVEAAHTVVESFPHARFLLVGRDSGEMGAVRDRIEALGLSANVLLTGERDDAARIIAASTLVVHPSHTEGFPNTILEAMAAGKPVVATDAGGIPEAVVDGTTGIIVPVGDPGKLADGLLALIRDPVRARAMGQAGRIRLLERFTIGKMVEGMEQFYGKLLARRT
- a CDS encoding ABC transporter permease, producing the protein MLNFKELWEYRELLGVLVRRDIKVRYQQSVLGVAWVILRPLVSMAIFTLVFGMFARIPSDGYPYALFVFAGLLPWIYFSTAVLSSGGSLVASAGLVSKVYFPRLIIPMASVAGGLPDLFVSMAFLLLAMPFFGSGWTANLLAVPVLVPGIVVTALGVGTLISALTVAYRDFGSIAGYALQVWMYATPVIYPVSMVPEKWRWILQINPMAAQVDGFRSAFLGKPFDIEAIAVSLTISAALFVVGVAYFEKVERRFADII
- a CDS encoding ABC transporter ATP-binding protein — encoded protein: MPAIRVRNLSKEYVIGGRPTPQETFREMLAEAIMSPYRRYRRLTGDVSKEERFFALKDVSFEVNPGEVVGIIGENGAGKSTLLKILSRITEPTAGRIELAGRTSSLLEVGTGFHSELTGRENIFLNGALLGMRKEEIRKKFDEIVAFSEVEKFIDTPVKHYSSGMYVRLAFAVAAHLEPEILIVDEVLAVGDARFQRKCLGRMDEIGKEGRTILVVSHNMQVIQSLCTRAILLRGGKIEFDGGVFSAVAEYSKSYSEIVVERSWSETGESPGNEAVRLRGVRVVPEIGWEGERLTVKVPFRMEFTYRLLIPGTFFFVGLYFRSIDGEIIFRSASVPVEEARQGVYRSTCHVPGDLINNGKYSVDLYFVRDGSTVLYKAESSLVFEIHDTEREPGSFLGELPGVVRPKLQWEMESAL
- a CDS encoding DegT/DnrJ/EryC1/StrS family aminotransferase produces the protein MTIRSDYLPFGKPNFSDGEIAAVSRVLRSGWVGMGPETIAFEKELASFLGAPYVVAVNSCTSALFLSLLVHGVGQGDEVICPSLTWCSTANVALFLGATPVFCDVDPDTLCVTPEAVSEKLSPRTRAVMVVHFGGLPAPVREIRAVLPDGVAVIEDAAHALGSRFADGTPVGGSGNLTCFSFYANKNLSTGEGGAVALFDEALYGRIRSLRLHAMPVDAWKRFSSPKVLLKTDLSELGYKMNYTDLQASLGRVQLARQPELSVIRLGIARQYADFLSSLKPPVRLQEGILAPGHSRHLFVVQFPTEELGISRDDLVVLLRARNVGASIHYAPLHRMPLYAGSGPARPLPVTDAVCERILTLPFGAGMDRKDADYVITQLREVLPR
- a CDS encoding class I SAM-dependent methyltransferase — protein: MTEKFTLEEIRDFWTMSADEHGESPKASWSDIRVIEMEIAEIGKRLSDGDRVLDAGCANGFSTVQFAAIKDVSIVGFDYIPAMIENARRQLAAVRDRLRGRVEFSVGNLLTSEMPAGPFDKVVATRVIINLGNWETQLRGLRACAKVLKPGGCLLLSEASLQGWRNLNAFRREWGLPDIPMPAFNNYLDEERLVRDLAPEMEIRETSSFSSTYYVGTRVLKPLLARATGANVNAADPLMEWNRWFASLPPAGDYGTQKLFVFRKRL